The Scomber scombrus chromosome 19, fScoSco1.1, whole genome shotgun sequence DNA window CCCTATAAAAAGATGCAGGTATGTTCATCGCACATTGACATTAAGTTGCTTTTTTATCTGTGCAACAGAAAGGGTACTGCTTCGTGCTACTATGTGAAAAGTTCAGAAAAGCACAATTTTAAGAGAAACAAAAATAGTTAGAGCCTGCTGCAACATCAAGCATCTCCCAAAATCCCTCTGTGATACAACTTGattttttcttcaaatgtaCTCCAGACTTTCTAATTTACTGGCATGCTCTATGTATTTCTGTCATCCATCACTCATAGTACCATGCAATTTGTGGAGCGAAAAATCTGTGACACTGAGCATCTACTCAGTCATTCAGCTTAATGAACAAGCAGCGCAACTCGGTATCATATAATCATGTATATGGTATGTAATTGTTCACATTAAAATGGCAAACAGTGGTTTCATCTAACATGCATTTTGTTCATTCCTTTGTGCTGTGTATGCCATTTCAGTTGCTCTGCAGAATATGTGGCCCAAGAAATGCCAAAGAACACAATGTAGATGGAGAAAAAGTAATCTCCTGTTAGATTCAGAGTGCCAGATGATTGGCTGACCGTGcaagtttaatttattaaagCCATGTTTTCTATGAAGAATGAATTATTTGGATATTTTCAAATTGGTACTCGTTCTGCCGCTTCTTGTAATTATGAAGATTCATGTGAACAACGGGAAGAAGATGAAAGATTACGAGAGTGGTTGTTTGCTGCAAAGTGAACCCGCTTTACGGCTGTGGGTGCAGGCTCAGTCCCTCTTGTAAGATGTGGTCATTATGTACCAAACTCTCCACCGCAGGGTTTTTCTCTGGGCCTAAGATGTCATCATGCAGTGCCATAGAGTGATTATGGTAGTGTACCTCTCCCATTATACCTTCACTCTGCTACCACTTTTTTGGCTTGTTTTGCAGACTGAATCTCGGTCATATCATCTCCACCATTACACTGGAAAGTATGTACTGCAGGTCGGCGCTAAATAACATTCCTTCCCTGCAATGAAATGCGTTCCCACCTTAAATGTCTACTAAGCATTGAGGGTTTAGATTCGAAACAGAAGGGAAACACACTTTGTGCCACTAAGGCGTCAATTTGCCCAGATTTTTCTCCATAAAGTTCCAAGGAAGTGTATTATTTAAATCTTGCAAGAATAGTAGTAACTCATTCTTCCCCAAAGCTGCATCATTTCACTCCGcataaaacaaaaccaaaacaatttttGGGCTGGTCTCAGTAAATCTTTCCTCCCAACCACTTATCACAAGTTGCAAACCCACTGCCATTAGTGGTTTTCTGTAGGGTATACCCCCTTACTTTATGGCATGTTGGAAAAAAGTAGTGTAGCAGGGCATTACTGCAGAATGATGGGTTGTGTCACCATAGTTACAACCCAGGAGAGGATTAACCTTGTACAAACACCTTTCAACCCCTCATGTTTAACTCAAATGGTGCTTTCAGGGTTGAAATTACAGTAGCCGAAAACTATATCTTATTCTGTCGCTTTTGGTCACGGATAAATATTGACTCGGCTCTGTAATGTTCACAAACATgtcatttgttatttgtgtttCCAAGAAAATGTTTGCGAAAATCCACATCACACAATGTCATTTGGTCCTCCACCTCAAGAGAGCTCCAATAAGCTGAAGTCAGCCGTCCAGCCAGAGGAGTGTTGGTGACCCTCATAGCTCTCTTGGTTTGATCTATGCAGGCTGTGCCAACCTCTGACAGAAGCTAACAACTTTGATGTGTTCAGCTCAATGAAGCAGTGCTTCTATGCCCAGCTATATATAGGGAAAGGGGATGCATTTAAGGGTAGACTTGTAGACCGCAACCGTAATGGGCCTCTCATTTAGGTTTGGGATGCCTGCTCAGATGCCCTGATCACATTCGATAAGGAGAACCTTCAGGAGGAGATGGCCTACATCGTGGAGAACGACATCGTTGTGGCTGCACTCACTAAACAGCTGGACAGCCTGTCCGGTAAGCAAACGTACACCATTCATGATTTAAACATGAAGTCCCACACAGTAGCAGTGCTCTGTAAGACCTCTTGATTCCTGTTCCATCTGCCTAATGGACACTGAGTCTGGCAGCTAATGCCACCACATTTATTCCATCCTGCCCCTAGGCTTTGTTTATTTGTACTCTCTCCTGGTGACTGTTTTTAAGACAAGTTAGGTTCTTGGAGCCATCCATGTTTTTCCTGCAGTTTCAATCAAACCTCACATTTTGGGAACTGCAGAGTCCCGGCACCCTGTGAGGACACGTGAAGTGGTCCAGTGACCTATTTAAAGATGCCATGTGCTACTAGCTCTGCCACCTCTTAAGACACTAAAGCGCTGACAGGGTATAGTGCTGTATTGCTCTTGACATTAGACCAACTTTTTGGTTCGCAAATAAAACTCAGCTCTGCTATGTGCTTGACTGTTAAAGTGGCATATTTataaacagtttttaacattttgcacCAAACAACGGATGTGTGGTTACGGCACGTTTTTGCCTCATGTGCCTCCCTTTGGTCCGCTTCGTTCTCGTTTTAGCCGTTGTGTTGTTGTGCTCAGGATCCAGAACATGAGAAGTGTGTCCCGCGCCAGCTGTTTTCAATGTAACCCTCTCCAATCACTGGAAGCCCACATTTGACATCCCTGTTCAGCAACCAGTAGCCATTCTGTGGACGGGTCCTGCTCCAAGTCGGCAAGAGCAATCGTAGTTCAAGATCCTTTCATGTTTGGGATGACCAGCCGCTGATATTTTAACTAGAGGGGCCCTTTTAATGTAATATCCAACAAGTTGGCAGCATGTGCAAAGTGTGGCTTGGTGTGCTTGTAGATAAACACTATTAGTCAGTGCAATGTGGCAGGCCAAGGCCATTAAGGAGATTGTCAAATGTGAAATTCGGCAGCTACCATGTGCCAGGGAGGAAAACCAGTGGTGTTTTATGAGGTGGTTTATAGATCTTCCACTGCTTCGGCTGCAGGCAAACCATCCTCTCGTTTTTTGAAggaaaaagcagcaaagcaCTGATGCCTTTGCTATGAGACCAGTTGCCATTGTATTTTAAGAAACATTGCTTTTTCCTTCGCTGCTGACTTTATATTTACCAGTTTTACGTCCTTGTTGTTTGTCAGATAACGTACAAGTAAAGTACAGGTCCAAAGTGGTGAGGTACACGTGGCCCATGCCCCACCAGACTGCAGACTCCATCCCATGGGTGCAGGTCACGTTGGCCAACGGTGAAACTCTTCAGACCAAGCTGCTGGTTAGCTGGATTTCATTATAGTTCATCATAGTGCAGttattctttcattctttgaacttttgtgttttatgatgttggctttttgatgtgtttttcagaTTGGTGCCGATGGACCAAACTCCATGGTGAGGCGGGAATTAGGGATACCCACAGTCAAGTGGAATTATGACCAATCTGCTGTGGTTGCGGTGCTGCATCTGTCAGAGGTACGGAGTGAGAATCACACTCAACACATACCTACATACTTAATTGTAATATGTGGAATGCATCATGTtcattgtgttgtatttataatttGCACACTCAAATATTTAAGCAAGCCGCATCATATGTTATATGTTCGTGAATTGGTTTTATTATAATAGTAATTTTAATGTCACATCTGTCAGCAGTACCCTttataatgtattgtttttatctgcattgtatgaaattaaaatgtatgcCATACAATACTTTGCCACATAATTTCagtataatatttttatttaatttatgtgtTGGACAGCCCACGGAGAACAATGTCGCATGGCAGAGATTCCTCCCAACAGGACCCATTGCTATGTTACCGGTAATATatctacattatttattactgtggtgttttttttgtgaaatatccATCTGTCAAAgacctttttgataaagcttcgGCTTCCACACTCTGTGCTCTGCAGCTGTCGGACACAGAGAGCTCTCTGGTGTGGTCAACAAGCCATCGGCTCGCAGAGGAGCTGCTGGAGCTGGACGAGGAGAGCTTTGTTGATGCCATCAACTCTGCCTTCGTGAGTGTCGCTCTGAACCTAAAACTGCTGATGCTGTATTTACAGTCAGATGCCACATCTATCAGGAAGATGTTGCAACATTTTCGCGTTTTTGTGTGCGGTGCCCTGGATGTGATATGATTTCTCTGTAGACTCACGTGTTAAGCTGTTTTCAGCCATTTATACAAACAGTACCGTCATTGTTTTGGACAGGCTTTATACAATACTAATATTTTACTGCGAGAATGATACatgatatatttattcattttttaatgtttggagAAACTCCTTTTTCCCAAGCTGGCTATTTTTACTGGGCCTGCTGATGGAAGGGGTCAATACGGTTGAGTCATGTTTGGTTTCAGGACTGGTTTGCTAATTAAACCTGTGGTCTCCCAGTGTCGACCATTACTGCATGGAATGTTTTTCAAACAGAGCTAATTCAACTGCATAGCCTGCCCGGCATCTTCTTTTAATTAGCCCAGCTCCTGAGGCCCTGCCAAACCAGTTAGttagagaggggggaaaaaagcacttTCGCTGGCCTGGAGTTCAGCTTTGCTCCTATGTCAGCTGATTTCTTTGTCCCCTCAAAAGGATAatgtctgttttctctctcctctggccatttttctttctctgtcttcatgCCTGCCTGCCTGACAGTGGAGTAATGAGAACCAGTCAGAGCTGATCGAGACGGCTGGCTCTCTGTTCCGCGGCGCCCTCTCAGCCATCATGCCGTCTGCAGGTTCACCTCGACAGCTCCCCCCAAGTGTGGCGGGGATCGGCCCAAAGACCCGGGTCATGTTCCCACTGGGCATGGGTCATGCATCAGAGTACATTAGGCACAGAGTGGCCCTCATTGGGTAAGATAATAATAGTTAACCTGCATATTAACACTCTTTGTAAATTAATAAgattaagatttttaaaaagtatcgAGTATGCTTTTAAGCTGTTAGCTCATTCACAGTCTGTAGCTTCACACACATACTTTCATGTTGCACTGTACATAAAATAGCACCCTGCGTGTTGAGTGTGTTTACACAGTGAAGGATATGTTTGTCTTTTCAGGGACGCAGCCCATCGTGTCCATCCTCTGGCAGGTCAGGGAGCCAACCTGGGCTTTGGGGATGTGGCTTGCCTCACACAGCTCCTAAGCCAAACAGCCTTTACCGGGAAGGACCTGGGTCAGTGAGAACTCTAAAAAGACACAAGTGCTGCAACCATGGCACAGTGGTTTCCCCTAAGCTGTTTTCCGTAGCCCCATTTGATATGCATGCTGTTGGTGTGAATTATAAAAAGCTTCAGCTTTTGCGGCAgaatttatttgatattttctgtTCATTCTGCCAGGAACTATATGTAAGACCCtgttcataaaaacaaaaaatcctctcatgtgttattgtgtttattttttttcctctgttaaATGTCCTGAAGTCAAAATAGCGCCAGCATATTGACTTAATGGTGAAAACATATGAAAGACATACAAACGTTTAAACCATGTTCTCAGTTTTTAATCCCCCAGTCTTTTTGGTTGTTCACGCAGGAGCGATCCAGCACCTGTTAGAATATGAAACTGACCGCCAGCGACACAATCTGCCCATGATGGCTGCCATCGACCTCATGAAACGCCTTTATTCAACCAATGCTGCTCCTGCGGTTCTCCTACGCACCTTTGGTCTGCAGGCCACCAACATGCTTCCAACACTGAAAGTAAGCTCCCAATGTACCCGACTGCACATACCACTGAACCTGACCATCGCTTAGACAATATCAACCACCTGTCAAACCGAAGCTCCGCCCCCACCTTGACCCAACCCTCCACCCTCTCTTTTCTGATTACACGGAGCTTTACTTTAGCAGTGTCTATAATTTCCAGGGTACTGAACCTACTACTATGGCATCTAAGTTTAGCCCCAAATTTAGTGTTACCGAAAGCGTGTGGGTGGGGTTCAGGGTTGGCCTGGGGCAGCGGTGTTGGCTTGTGTTTTCACACCCCTTTTACTACCGACCACTCATGTGAAATGACTTTATTCCCTACTAAGTGATTCAGATCAACACAACTGTAACTGGTTGTAATGGCATTTCACTATAGGAGGCACAAAGTCAAACGTGACATTTTTTCCATATTAAATGTTGTGAGTTAACTGTTTTATGGGTGTTGTATAGAGGTCTGCCGGGCCACTCGCTTGTTAACAGCCTTTTAGTTAAGCATGATTAAAAGATTATGAGTTTTTCAGTTGATGTCTCTTTTCCCTCTGCAGGAGCAGATCATGGCATTTGCAAGCAAGTGAGGCGCGTGTCATGAAGTCGTCGCCGTAGGATATCCAGTGACTGTAAAGgctgtaaaaaatgtgtatgtcaGAAAAaccctaaaataataataaagatctattttactctttactcttttttttcttgtatacTCTTTGGTGCAAAGTAAATCCACATTGACATGTAGTGAAGTGCTTTACCTCTGTCGTAGTGCATCATACATACACTGTTCGgtatataaaaaacataaggATTGTTCATTTTATCTTAAAATCCTCTGCAGTTTTGTAAATACATTGCTGTATTATCCAAGaaatagtttttattaaaaCGAGGAGTGCTTTAAATTGTGTTCACAGTCTGTGCAGTCATAGACAATATTGTAAATCTAATATTTGCACagtttaaaacatgattttatgCTCAATTTAAAGACTACTTGAGACAAGTGCAccttaaaacatttcattacaaGAACtcttggaaaaagaaaacatattcaTAGGGaaagtttttcatgttttattaaaacatacatgtATAGTATACACTTATACAGTATTTCACtggatttaataaaatgtacataCTGTCTATCATCAGGTTATTCAGCTGATGAACAAGGAGGCATTTTTGAACAATTGTGCAGCATAAAGGTTTTGCAATGCAAAAGCAGTTCCTGTCAAATGATCTCACTTATAAAAGTTTACAATATGTATATACAGCAGTAGTTATGGAATGAGTTGAATACTGAAAAGACCGCAAAGGCGTGACTACACAGAAAGTTAATGTtgataatattaattaaaatactcTGTATTAGATAAACTTtcagttatttaaatatttgtacagttcacaagaaaaatgacaaacagaatTCAATGTAAGTATTGCTTTCAACCAACCAACTTCATCCCTACAAATGAAGGTTTCAAACTTATTTTAACATAATGCCTATTTACATGTTCCCCTTAATTTTGATAGCTGTAAATTATGTAAGAATTACCCTTGATGTAAGTTTTTTCCATTGCTAGCCTAATATGCGGTTCAGacttgggggtgggggtggggtgggggtccTGAAATGTAGTCATGATTGATGAGGACTGTTCCACTCTAGACAAAAAAATGGctgaactttaaaaacaaaggcACTAACATCAGACATCATACATGTGACAGCTATACAACACTCTGTGAATCCAAAACTACTTGATGAATATGTACAACCCTGTAGACGACATCAAAGCAACTGATCGTGTCTTGGCTACAATGTCTGCAATTAAAGTGTTATGTGCAAAATTGAAGAAAAGAAGCTTGTCAACTGCTCTATTTCCAATTATGTCCAACTTGTCTAAGGCTAGGGGGAAATGAATTAGGGTCCTGTAAAATAATTTACTGCTAATATAACAAGTCGATCGATTTACTGGCATTTATAAAGACAAATGGTTGTACCAATCTCTTTATAAATCCCACTATTCTGTACATTGCACACCAGCACCACAGTAAGCACCAAAATACCATGACTGGCTGTATTGCTTCTTAACTACCGTCTACACACTTAACAGGTAGGTGAGGAAGACACCCACTTCAGACACTCAGACACCCATAAGGAATCAAAAATGTAAAcgttttacaaaaaataaaagatagcCCACCAGTTATGAGCTTGACATACAGTAGAAATAGCTGGCCTTATAAAAATAtagtgatttcttttttcaacaGTTCTCGGAGTTTTCGGCAGGGTGCTGAGGTTGAGGAAAAGATGAGGGGGTTGGGTTGTGTCTGTGAGGGGACGGGCTGATCGAgggtggatggaggaagggaagcCCCACAGTGACAGACTGTCCCTCTCAGTGCCGGCTGCAACAACAGCGAGCTGCCCTTAGTGGATGTTGAGGTTTCTGAAGTAGTCGAAGGTTGCGCCCAGGGCCCAGCTCGTCTCCACGTTGTTCACCTTTTTGGCTAGCTGTTGAACAGAGTGAGAGGTGCATATTCATCAAAACCACAAAGAAGCAAACaatttctttcatctgtcattTTGATTTAGCAAAAGAACATGTTTAAGTCTTATGAAATACTGTACAAacagaacacatatttacagGACAGTTTCATCATGCACCCACATCCATTGTTCACAGTAACCCTGCTCTGACTGGCTCACCTGCAGCACAGTGTTGTCCTTGAAGCCAAAGCCCTCCTTTAACAGGCAAGTGATATATGTCATATCCATGCAGAGGAAGGGGCTGATAGCACGGTATTTGGTCATTTTGTTGCACACTGCGAACACAAAAATCCACAAGTTTCAGACATGACATCAGCACAGGTTTCACGTACAACTGACAAAACGCTTGTGACAAAGCCACCTTGCTGCATCACATGATGACTCCTTGTATTAATGATGAAAACACCTTTTCTAACCCCTGTGCTGCATGATTAAAAGATGacctttctgttttgtttgacaGAGTAAACAGGGAGGTGTGAGAAGAACTCCCGAGGGTCAGCACAAGGCTTCGGGTGGGTGGTGGTCTTAAACAGCCTTTTTACAGAGAGAGTGAGGTTCAGTATGTGTCAACCCCCAGGTGGTGTGTGGCTGTCAGGTGCCCTCCTGCCGGGGCCAGACAGACATCTTCTGCTCAGCTGCCAGCCCAGTATGAGCCAGACTTGTTCACCGAGACCATGTGACAGTGTTCtcacaacacaaacagcctTACGTAACACACCAACTCAGTCCTCCTCGCTATAAATCTGGTTTTACATTACAAGTGCCACACACTAAAAACTGATACGCATGGTGTGTATTGGTTACACATACTACAGATTTTATAGctatgttaatatatttttacatataataaaatacatttttgttacaATCTGTCTCCATAAAACGTTTGAGCAAATAATctgttacattttattgttgtaataaATTCTGTCTGACAGGATAAGCTGCACCAATTTGGCACAATTGTGCCAAGTGTTTGGGGCGCACACAAAGTTTAGTCCTTGTGCTGTTGAGAGCATAGACTGTTTTTTGTAAAATTTGGCGGTTAGACCGATATATATAACTTG harbors:
- the coq6 gene encoding ubiquinone biosynthesis monooxygenase COQ6, mitochondrial; translated protein: MHKITRATLALNGLGRCFIAEHHLSLIKIASRGLACSEHGKSDVYDVIISGGGMVGSAMACSLGQDPNLVGKKILLLEAGNKKVMDKVPDTYSTRVSSISPGSATLLSGIGAWEHITKMRCKPYKKMQVWDACSDALITFDKENLQEEMAYIVENDIVVAALTKQLDSLSDNVQVKYRSKVVRYTWPMPHQTADSIPWVQVTLANGETLQTKLLIGADGPNSMVRRELGIPTVKWNYDQSAVVAVLHLSEPTENNVAWQRFLPTGPIAMLPLSDTESSLVWSTSHRLAEELLELDEESFVDAINSAFWSNENQSELIETAGSLFRGALSAIMPSAGSPRQLPPSVAGIGPKTRVMFPLGMGHASEYIRHRVALIGDAAHRVHPLAGQGANLGFGDVACLTQLLSQTAFTGKDLGAIQHLLEYETDRQRHNLPMMAAIDLMKRLYSTNAAPAVLLRTFGLQATNMLPTLKEQIMAFASK